Proteins encoded by one window of Musa acuminata AAA Group cultivar baxijiao chromosome BXJ2-9, Cavendish_Baxijiao_AAA, whole genome shotgun sequence:
- the LOC135623775 gene encoding 14-3-3-like protein GF14-C, producing the protein MSPVESPREENVYMAKLAEQAERYEEMVEFMETVVKTINGEELTVEERNLLSVAYKNVIGARRASWRIISSIEQKEESRGNEDHVTLIKEYRSKVEAELSKICDGILKLLDTHLVPSATTAESKVFYLKMKGDYHRYLAEFKTGAERKEAAESTLLAYKSAQDIALADLAPTHPIRLGLALNFSVFYYEILNSPDRACSLAKQAFDEAISELDTLGEESYKDSTLIMQLLRDNLTLWTSDITEDGADEIKEAPKKESGEGQ; encoded by the exons ATGTCACCGGTGGAGTCGCCCCGCGAGGAGAATGTGTACATGGCCAAGCTGGCGGAGCAGGCGGAGCGGTACGAGGAGATGGTGGAGTTCATGGAGACCGTCGTGAAGACGATAAACGGGGAGGAGCTCACGGTGGAGGAGCGCAACCTCCTCTCGGTGGCGTACAAGAACGTGATTGGGGCTCGCCGCGCGTCCTGGCGTATCATCTCCTCCATCGAGCAGAAGGAGGAGAGCCGCGGGAACGAGGATCACGTCACCTTGATCAAGGAGTACCGTAGCAAGGTCGAGGCCGAGCTCAGCAAAATCTGCGATGGAATCCTGAAGCTGCTTGACACCCACCTCGTCCCCTCCGCCACCACCGCTGAGTCCAAGGTGTTTTACCTTAAGATGAAGGGTGACTACCACAG GTACTTGGCAGAGTTCAAGACTGGAGCTGAGAGGAAAGAAGCAGCTGAGAGCACTCTTTTGGCTTACAAATCTGCACAG GATATTGCTTTAGCTGATCTGGCTCCTACTCATCCTATAAGGCTGGGGCTGGCACTCAACTTCTCTGTGTTCTATTATGAGATTCTTAACTCACCAGACCGTGCTTGCAGCCTTGCAAAACAG GCTTTTGATGAGGCTATCTCCGAACTGGACACCTTGGGCGAAGAATCATACAAGGACAGTACGTTGATCATGCAGCTTCTCCGAGACAACTTGACACTATGGACCTCTGATATCACG GAGGATGGAGCTGATGAGATCAAAGAAGCTCCAAAGAAGGAATCAGGAGAGGGCCAGTGA
- the LOC135621874 gene encoding HMG-Y-related protein A-like isoform X1 has translation MATEGEDPRTHSLPPYPQRLFAFRQMILAAVAASGDKDGTSMSAIAEYVESSYEGQLPPSHASQLAAHLARMTEAGELLLVGSGYFRPGPEAPPPVKRRRGRPPKPKLPDPAGPADAAPRRRGRPPKPVDPLAPAKIPRPRGRPPKRAADGPDPGQPGLTKRPRGRPPKVRQQFTEVGFV, from the exons ATGGCCACAGAAGGAGAAGATCCGCGGACCCACTCCCTCCCTCCGTACCCTCAG CGTCTCTTTGCCTTTCGTCAGATGATACTGGCTGCGGTCGCAGCTTCCGGCGACAAGGATGGGACGAGCATGTCGGCGATCGCCGAGTACGTGGAGTCGTCCTACGAAGGCCAGCTCCCGCCGTCGCACGCCTCGCAGCTGGCCGCACACCTCGCCCGCATGACCGAGGCCGGCGAGCTCCTCCTGGTCGGCAGCGGCTACTTCCGCCCCGGGCCAGAGGCACCTCCGCCCGTCAAGCGCCGCCGCGGCCGCCCGCCCAAGCCCAAGCTCCCCGACCCAGCTGGCCCCGCCGACGCGGCCCCGAGACGGCGTGGCCGGCCGCCGAAACCAGTCGATCCCCTGGCCCCCGCCAAGATCCCCCGGCCGCGCGGCCGACCCCCCAAGCGCGCCGCCGATGGTCCGGATCCGGGTCAGCCGGGTTTGACCAAGAGACCGAGGGGCCGGCCGCCTAAAGTTAGGCAGCAGTTTACTGAAGTGGGATTTGTCTGA
- the LOC135621874 gene encoding HMG-Y-related protein A-like isoform X2 gives MATEGEDPRTHSLPPYPQMILAAVAASGDKDGTSMSAIAEYVESSYEGQLPPSHASQLAAHLARMTEAGELLLVGSGYFRPGPEAPPPVKRRRGRPPKPKLPDPAGPADAAPRRRGRPPKPVDPLAPAKIPRPRGRPPKRAADGPDPGQPGLTKRPRGRPPKVRQQFTEVGFV, from the exons ATGGCCACAGAAGGAGAAGATCCGCGGACCCACTCCCTCCCTCCGTACCCTCAG ATGATACTGGCTGCGGTCGCAGCTTCCGGCGACAAGGATGGGACGAGCATGTCGGCGATCGCCGAGTACGTGGAGTCGTCCTACGAAGGCCAGCTCCCGCCGTCGCACGCCTCGCAGCTGGCCGCACACCTCGCCCGCATGACCGAGGCCGGCGAGCTCCTCCTGGTCGGCAGCGGCTACTTCCGCCCCGGGCCAGAGGCACCTCCGCCCGTCAAGCGCCGCCGCGGCCGCCCGCCCAAGCCCAAGCTCCCCGACCCAGCTGGCCCCGCCGACGCGGCCCCGAGACGGCGTGGCCGGCCGCCGAAACCAGTCGATCCCCTGGCCCCCGCCAAGATCCCCCGGCCGCGCGGCCGACCCCCCAAGCGCGCCGCCGATGGTCCGGATCCGGGTCAGCCGGGTTTGACCAAGAGACCGAGGGGCCGGCCGCCTAAAGTTAGGCAGCAGTTTACTGAAGTGGGATTTGTCTGA
- the LOC103999287 gene encoding eukaryotic translation initiation factor 3 subunit F: protein MAVLQFFPPSSPIVSARLHPVVLFNICDCYVRRPDQADRVIGTLLGSVSDGVVEIKNSYAVPHNESADQVALDVEYHRNMYMSHLKVNPKEVLVGWFSTGFGVSGGSSLIHDFYVKELKDSVKDLKDAQNSVPPLHLTVDTGFRNGEASIKAYVSVNLSLGDRPLAAQFQEIPLDLRMIEAERVGFDILKTTVVDKLPNDLEGMEASMERLYALIDDIYKYVDDVVEGRAAPDNDIGRFLADTLALVPKISPAAFDKVFNDRIQDNLALVYLSSLIRAQLGIAEKLNTAAQIL from the exons ATGGCGGTGCTGCAGTTCTTCCCACCTTCGTCGCCGATCGTGTCGGCGAGGCTGCACCCTGTCGTCCTCTTCAACATCTGCGACTGCTACGTCCGGCGCCCCGACCAGGCGGACCGTGTCATCGGAACCCTCCTCGGCTCCGTCTCCGATGGCGTCGTCGAGATCAAGAACTCCTATGCCGTCCCCCACAACGAGTCCGCCGACCAG GTTGCGTTGGATGTTGAGTACCATCGGAACATGTATATGTCCCACCTAAAGGTGAATCCCAAGGAAGTACTTGTTGGATG GTTTTCAACTGGCTTCGGTGTTTCTGGTGGGAGCTCATTAATACATGACTTCTATGTAAAGGAACTTAAAGATTCTGTAAAAGATCTTAAGGATGCACAGAATTCTGTTCCCCCTCTTCATCTTACTGTTGATACTGGATTCAGAAATGGAGAGGCTTCCATAAAAGCTTATGTATCAGTTAATTTGTCTCTTGGAGATAGGCCACTTGCAGCACAATTTCAAGAAATTCCTTTGGATTTGAGGATGATTGAGGCAGAACGAGTTGGAT TTGACATCTTGAAGACAACTGTTGTCGACAAGCTTCCGAATGACTTGGAGGGAATGGAAGCTTCGATGGAGAGATTGTATGCACTGATTGATGATATCTATAAATACGTTGATGATGTTGTG GAAGGACGTGCAGCCCCGGATAATGATATCGGGAGATTTCTCGCTGACACTTTGGCTTTGGTTCCAAAAATTTCACCAGCAGCTTTTGACAAGGTTTTCAATGACAGAATTCAG GATAATCTTGCATTGGTATACTTGTCAAGCCTCATTAGGGCACAGCTCGGCATTGCAGAAAAACTGAACACAGCTGCTCAGATACTGTAA
- the LOC135623774 gene encoding ACD11 homolog protein-like, translating into MGRESPSDDSPKVAGSETPLAAVAQAFEELARLLEAGSGDLRLAPFSDACSLVSILFDSLGLAFKFAEMEYVAKVNDLIEASKTHDTLNKIIDHDLENDTVRKQGSHSRNLRRVRLGLDLVKTLFEQFPSSGGCSLKEAASNAYGQVCAPFHTWAIRKAVGAGMYALPTREQLIVRLNETDQSVHKEMQRFINACNPIIQYIDNLFLSKKISLDW; encoded by the exons ATGGGGAGGGAATCGCCCTCGGACGATTCGCCCAAGGTGGCCGGATCCGAGACGCCCCTCGCCGCGGTGGCGCAGGCCTTCGAGGAGCTCGCGAGACTGCTCGAGGCCGGCTCCGGGGACCTCCGCCTTGCTCCCTTCTCCGACGCCTGCTCCCTCGTCTCCATCCTCTTCGATTCCCTTGGTCTCGCGTTCAAATTTGCCGAGATGGAGTATGTCGCCAAG GTGAATGATCTGATTGAAGCATCAAAGACTCATGATACTTTAAACAAAATCATTGATCATGATCTTGAAAATGATACAGTTCGAAAGCAAGGTAGCCATTCACGCAACCTACGCAGAGTCAGGCTAGGTCTTGACCTCGTCAAAACCTTGTTTGAGCAATTTCCATCATCAGG TGGGTGCTCATTAAAAGAAGCTGCTTCAAATGCTTATGGTCAAGTTTGTGCACCGTTTCATACCTGGGCAATCAGAAAGGCAGTGGGTGCTGGGATGTATGCTCTACCAACAAGGGAACAGCTAATAGTGAGATTAAACGAAACTG ATCAGTCTGTACATAAGGAAATGCAAAGATTCATCAACGCGTGCAATCCGATCATACAATACATTGACAATCTTTTCCTGTCAAAGAAAATTAGCCTAGACTGGTGA